ATGTGCCAGGATCATTCCAGTGGTGTAACTGGTGCCACTGTAAGACACAGTATTTGCTATCTGGACATTTGACTCCCCAGGGAACTTATTTTCCACTACTTTCCTAATGTCTTCTCTCAGCACAATCAAATTCACTGTTAATAGTTTTGTTACCTGTAAAGAAGGCTGAACTGTTTGATTTCCATGTAGATGGTAGGCAATCATTAACTGATGCTTCACTGATAGAGACAACAGAATGTTTCGAAAACAGCGGGTATGCCTAACCCCATGCTTAAAAAAGCTGTGCTTGGCTTCAAAACGCATAGTCCACAGAAAAACAAGTGGACCAAAAGCTTTTATGAGTTGTGGATAGTGCTCTAGAAAATGGTGTTTTGGAATCAGTCTTTCCTGTGGGAAAGCTTCCTGAAATCTTTGCTGGTGCTCGAAAATCTTGCTATCAAGAAAACAAATGGTTGAATCTGTATGAACAGATGAAAGGACAAGTTCAACTATATCCTTAAGGTTGAGAAGGAGCAGCCATGTTGGTTCACTCTCTGGTATTTTTTCCCCAACTATAAGGGGGAGGAGGCGAAGCAAAGCCCAGTTTTCATGCGCATTCCCCccaacagttttttttgttgcaaaatTCAATGGAACTGGTTGTGGGGCATCAGTTTTATCAGCCCATATGTATGGAAACTGTTTAATTGATTTGTTAAGCTCATCCAGAGTAAATACTTTCCCTTGATTAAGGTACTAAGGCAAAGTGCTAACTCCAAAGGTACAATACCTTCAAAGAGATCATGTAGCAAATCTGGCGGATAGCCAGTTAAAACATCGAAATGTTTTAGGTTTTCGGTCAGTGGGCAAAGTTTTTTTACTCCATAACAGTGAGACTGACTTTTATCTCCTTTTGCAGTGTCAACATGTACCCTGTGttcttgtatttttctttgACTAAATGCTCCACTTCGAACGTCACTTACTTGGATTTGGGTTCGTTCTCCAagacaaaacctgcagacaTACGCACTTGAGAAACTTTCCACAAATCCTCCGAGAGAGTGTGCACCAAGGTTGTCtgcaacaacacaaaacacagtaCCTTTGACACATATGCCTAATGAGGTGTAACAGGGCAGCCCTTAGCGGCTGGAAACACAGCGAGAGGGACGAAGGCAAGTGCAGTGGAACAAAAGTATTTATTTCCCATACAGCTCTCCTTACAACAATTCACTTGTCGAGCTTCTTCACAGCACAATATATCCTCCTCTAATGACAACCAGCAGCCTTAAATATGTTCAGCTGTCACCGACTTAACCATTATTCCACTCTCAGGTAAATTCTTAAATCCCAACCTTCCACCACAGTATACAATATAtcaattagaataaataaatacataaatacatttcacattttcatattaataaatagtTCACACTTTAATGTTACACCAAACCCAATATTataaaaacccagaaacccaaGCACACAAAAAGATTCACCACACTCTCTTTACCAATGGTCTCTCCCGGAACCTTTAAATGGTGTCTGGACCCCCGGGGAAACATTTGCCCAAACACCCTGAAGAGGACACAGGCAAGAAAGGTGAGTAATCATTATCTTACAAACACTTATTTGCGCCACTTTTCTTCCTaggtttcacacacacatttgcattagTTTTCCTTACTGGTAAACCTTAATCATAATCTCAATCACCATTCTTCTCTCCTGACAGACAACCACCACATTCCTtgatgaggagcagctgtgcaggatCTGAAACAAGGCtaccaactgattttaaaattcccaataaataatcaataaatatttaaacttcttgtgtgcaaatgttttactgtgcaAATCCATGCCTAAAATGCAATGCTAAATAAAGTGCTTGATAaggtgcttttaataaagtgaaaagTGTGCTCTAAAGTGCTATACAGAgaatataatacaaataaatgtagtaaggagtcctcttccttacatttcctcctccctctcctaaGCGCCAAGTGCTTTTAGTCCTCTGACATCCTAGATAAACAGTCAGCAACCACATTTGACTTCCCTGGCCTATACTGGACCGTAAAGTCATAAGGCTGCAGAGACAGATACCATCCTGCAATGCGGGCATTCGCATCCCTCATGCGGTTCAACCACTGGAGGGCACGATGATCCGTCTCTAGAGTGAAGTGACGTCCCAGAAGATAATACCTCAAGGCCTCGATAGCCCATTTCATGGCCAAGCACTCTTTCTCCACCGTCCGAATACCTCGCCTCCCTGTCGAGTAGTTTCCgactcagaaacaccacaggCCTTCTTTCACCATCCACCTCTTGCTGAAGGACAGCCCCAAGGCCAACTCCCGAAGCATCAGTTTGCAAGATGAATGGCTTGTTGAAGTCTGGGCTGTGCAGAActggatgtgtgcaaactgCTTCCTTGAGGTCTCTGAATGCTTGCTCACAGTCTTCTGTCCAACGCACTTTGTTGGGGGCTGAGCCTTTTGTGAGGTCATTCAGTACAGTGGATCGCTCTGCAAAAGAAGGTATGAATTTCCTGTACCAGCCTACTAGACCCAGAAAACCTCTCACCTTCCTTTTTGTTGTCGGAACTGGGAAGGACTGAATTGCTTCAATCTTTCCAACCTGCGGCTTTATCTTCCCAGAGCCAACCACAAAGCCCAAGTACTCCACTTCTCTCTTGGCTATGGAACACTTCTTGGGGTTAATAGTCAGTCCAGCCATTCTGATGGAATGTAGCACCTTCTGTAGGTGAATGACATGCTCTTCCCAGGACTGGCTGTACACCACCACGTCATCCAGATATGCTGCAGAGAATGCTGACACATCTCTCAGTACATGGTCCATTAATCGTTGGAATGTCGCTGGTGCACCTTGAAGCCCAAATGGCATGACTTTAAATTGGTACATACCAAAAGGAGTTTTGAAGGCTGTCAGCTCTTTCGCTTCTGGTGCCAAAGCCACTTGCCAGTATCCTTTACACAGATCGAGTGTCGTAATGTACCTTGCTGCTCCAACTCTCTCCAGCAGGTCATCCACCCTGGGCATTGGGTAGGGATCAAACTTGGATACTGcattcaaatatctgaaatcaaTACAGAATCTCAGGGTGTCATCTTTCTTTGGTACCAAAACAATCGGGCTGCACCACTCACTACTTGACACTTCAATGATTCCCAGATCCaacatcagttttatttctttctgcAGCACTGGCACCAACCGTTCTGGAATTCTGTAGCTCTTTTGTCGAACGGGTGCATCCTCCTTCACCCGTATCTTGTGCTGAACCAGTGATGTGAAGCCTGGTGTTTCTCGAAAGAGCTGTGGGTCCACGAGTGATTTAATATCAGCCTGCTCAATATGAGACAAATGAGAAAGGtcaactgaagcacaaacttgAATGTTAGTTGGAAAGAACTTCTCAGTCACCTCCTCATCCTTAACTGAACGCACCAGTAACTGACGGACCGGCTCTTGTCGGCTGTGGAATTCCTTCAACAAGTTCACGTGAAATGTCTGATATTTCTTAACTCTTTCTGGCATATTCAGTTCATAAGTGACTTTACTCACTTGTCTGACGATCTCATATGGTCCATGCCATTTTGTCAGCAGCTTGTTATTGCTGGTGGGAAGCAATAACAGTACTTTCTGACCTGGAAGGAAGACCCTATCCCTGGCCTTCTGATCATAccatgtcttttgatgtttttgtgcagCTTTCATATTGTCTTGCACCAATGATGCCATTTTCTCCAACCTCTCTCTCATGGTGATGACGTAGGCTGCGATGTTTTCGCCCTCTGCTTTGGGGTCCTCCCAACAGTCCTTAAGCAGATCCAGGGGGCCTCTCACTTGGTGGCCGTACAAAAGTTCAAAAGGCGAGAAACCAGTGGAAACCTGCGGGACCTCCCGGTAGGCGAACAGAAGGTATGGCAGCCATTGATCCCAGTCAGCACCTGTGTCAGAGACAAACTTGCGCAGCATACTTTTGAGAGTCTGGTTGTATCTCTCCACTAGCCCGTCCGTTTGGGGGTGATAAGGGGTGGTCTTAAGTCCCTTTATCCCTAACAGCTTATAAACCTGCTGCAACAACTTGGATAGAAAGTTCGTTCCACAATCCGTCAGAATTTCTCTTGGTATGCCTACCCTAGAGAAAAGCTGCAGCAGACAATTAGCAATGTGACGGGCTTTAATTGATCTGAGTGGGAAGGCCTCAGGAAACCGTGTTGCATAATCACATATGACTAATATGTAGCGATGACCTGTGGAGCTCCTCTCTAAAGGGCCCACAATATCCATGCCTAGCCTCTCAAATGGTGTTTCAATAATTGGCAGTGGTTGCAACTGGGCTCGTGCTACTCCTTTGCCTGAGATCAACTGACATTTTTCACAGGAACGGCAAAACTCAGAAACCTGGACATACATCCCTGGCCAAACAAAACGGCTGCTGATCCTATTCAATGTTTTGTGAAAAGCCATATGACCTGCCCATGGAATTGAATGACCCAAATCCATAACTTTGTTTCTGAACTGTTGTGGGAGTGCTATAGCTTCGCACTTCCCCTTTCTCTGGTACAAGATGCCTCCTTTAATCAAGTAAACAGTGTCTACAAGACAGCTTACCTGACCTTGACTAGCCCCCTCTACCTCTGTTACCTTCTCAAACCAGGGTTTTAGAGTAGGGTCGCTTCTTTGGAGTGCACCTAAATCTGAGGGaacatcaaactcaagctggTTATTCGGCTTAGGAAACAATGCTGTACCTTTTTCCCTGAGCCTTTGaacttttctcttcttctctgagccctAGACTTCCTAATCTTCCTGGCTCTGTTTCGAGAGACTCCTCAAAAAGGGTAGCTCTTGCATCATTTCCTTTGCACTTTGTGCTCTTGTGACTACATGACAGGGTTTAAATGGTTCAACTGTCATATCTAGAGGAAGTGAGCCTCCAGATTCATCACCTAAGCCTTGAATGTCTTTCTCAGCACTCATTTGAGGGTCATAATCTGACTGATGTATTAGATCAAAGAGAGTGGGGATGTCATTACCAAGTATCACTGAATATGGCAAACTGGGAACCACAGCTACCACTAACAAGTAGGTTTGACCTCCCACTGTCAGGTAAACCTCAGCAGTGGGGTACCTGTGTTCATCCCCATGCACACAACTTATTGTAGCCCCAACCCCACTTAGTTTTTCTCCTGAAATTATGCTAGAATGTACAAGAGTTTGGAAGCACCCAGAGTCAAGCAAAGCTTCTTTGCGCCCATTAATTAAAACAGGGACAGTACAAGCTTTCTTTCCTACTGGCTCTGTGGCTGGTCTTGGAACTGCACACAAAAGAGATGGTTTTGACTTAAGGGCAGGGCAAAATTGTTGTGTATGGCCAAAGTTATGACAGTGATAACATTTAATATCCTGAACTGAAGACTTAAAGGATTTCTTCACATTGTGAGGTCTATGGGAAGGGAGCTGCCTAGAACTAGAAAGATTTCTAGCCTGAACTTGACCAGAACCCCGTTCACCCCCAATGGACTTACTTGGTTGGGCGTAGTGGGTCTCCCGGCTGAAGTAGGTGCTCTTGCTTCCTTTTCTGGCTGAAGTGAAAACCTCTGCGAGGCTAGCTGCTTCCTTTGCCGTCTTCGGGTCATGCTCACGTATCCAGATCTCCAGCTCTGGGTTAACCATTCTtaaaaactgctccagaatTATCTGCTCAGATATTTCTTCTACAGTTGATTTCTCAGGTTTAATCCATCTTGAAAACAGGTCTTTCAATCTTACATAAAGTTCACGTGGCGTCTCACCTGGTTCAACTTTCATAGATCTGAAGTGGCGTCTGTAGGTGTCAGCAGTGATCTCATATTTTGCCAGAATTGACTCTTTCACTTTATCATAGTTCTCAGAGTCTGTTACATCCATGAGAATGTAGGCTGTGCGGGCTTTACCTGTCAACAGGGGAACCAGACGAATAGCCCACTCATCTCTGGGCCATCGACACACATTTGCCATTCtttcaaatgtagtcagaaagTGTTCAATGTCATCTTCTGGTGACAGAGGAAAAAGTTTTGGTTCAATTAAAGACCTGGACCCACTGGCCTCTGGAATGTCTTCACCATTGAATCCATATTCTTGTTCTTCagattttgtagggggcgctggcGCCTCTGGTGGATCAGGCTTATCAATTACAGCGTTAACTTGTAGCTGGATTTGCTAAAATTGATGCTGCATGCCTTTCCACCTTTGCTCCTGACGTGACAAATCCTTCTCCCACTTTTGGTCTCTGGCTGCTTGAGACCACATAAGAGATTTCACCAACCCTGTCAACTCCTCCAATTTGTCCTCAGGGCTTGTTGCTGCCATGGCCTCTAGCTCAGATGAAGCGCCAACTCCTTCATCAGGCTGCTCCTCTTGGCCTGGCTTTCTTCCACCTCTTGTCATCATCTTCTCACTGTGGCATGAGTGACACACTTCTGACACCACTTGTAACAGGGCAGCCCTTAGCGGCTGGAAACACAGCGAGAGGGACGAAGGCAAGTGCAGTGGAACAAAAGTATTTATTTCCCATACAGCTCTCCTTACAACAATTCACTTGTCGAGCTTCTTCACAGCACAATATATCCTCCTCTAATGACAACCAGCAGCCTTAAATATGTTCAGCTGTCACCGACTTAACCATTATTCCACTCTCAGGTAAATTCTTAAATCCCAACCTTCCACCACAGTATACAATATAtcaattagaataaataaatacataaatacatttcacattttcatattaataaatagtTCACACTTTAATGTTACACCAAACCCAATATTATAAAACCCAGAAACCCAAGCACACAAAAGATTCACCACACTCTCTTTACCAATGGTCTCTCCCGAACCTTTAAATGGTGTCTGGACCCCGGGAAACATTTGCCCAAACACCCTGAAGAGGACACAGGCAAGAAAGGTGAGTAATCATTATCTTACAAACACTTATTTGCGCCACTTTTCTTCCTaggtttcacacacacatttgcattagTTTTCCTTACTGGTAAACCTTAATCATAATCTCAATCACCATTCTTCTCTCCTGACAGACAACCACCACATTCCTtgatgaggagcagctgtgcaggatCTGAAACAAGGCtaccaactgattttaaaattcccaataaataatcaataaatatttaaacttcttgtgtgcaaatgttttactgtgcaAATCCATGCCTAAAGTGCAATGCTAAATAAAGTGCTTGATAaggtgcttttaataaagtgaaaagTGTGCTCTAAAGTGCTATACAGAgaatataatacaaataaatgtagTAAGGGAGTCCTCTTCCTTACATGAGGGAATGTAAAGTCCTTCTTCTTCTAGGCATGCAAGATCTTTCAAGAGTGGCTCAAAGACAGCACTGTAACCAAACTGTTTTATATCATCAGATTTGCATAGAATGGCTAGGTAGATTGATGTCAGTGAGGACCTGAGCAATGGTGGTACATTAGCTAAAACCCAATGCACTGCTGTAATTTTGCGCTTTTTTCTTGAGGTGCCAAGTGGATTACACACTTCAAACTCATCCACATACAAAATGAGGGAAATGGCTGGACTCTCTTCTGATAACagttgattatttttaaaattagtgCCATGATGAAATGACGTATATTGTGTTTCAGAGCTATAATCCATTTCTGAGGTCTGTGTGAGGAAATCTTGGATCTCCTTTTTTTTCAAGACTTCATTCAGGGACTTTAAAACAGGTACATACTGGAAACTTCTCCATTCCCCAACGCTAAGCAAATACTCAGTGGGTTCTACCAAACAAAAATGCTCCTTGAAATATTGGCTTCTTTTGTAAGAGGTAGAAAGAGGACCTTTATTTCCAAAAGCCAATGTGATTGGGTTGCACTGACAGAGGTCTGCAACCATATCTGAAATCACTAAATCATCAACGGCACAATTATGCTTCTTTAGGCTTAACTGTAAAATCTCTTTTAGAATAGGACCTGAAGCAGAGGAAGAAATGAATTGTAACTGTTCAACTAACTCATCAATACACTTGTGAGAAACATTGTATATACTTTCCAGTTTTAGTAGTAGGTGGGCTAAATGTTTCTCAATTAGGCAATTCACCAATTTCTTCATCCTCTGCATTTGCTTCATCTTCACTCAATGGATTTTCATTATGTTCCTCAAGAGGATCATCTCCTGTATTCAAACGATTGACACACCTCTGTATCTGCTCAGGCTTGAAGTCATCCAATGAGTGAGGATTGTGTTTTCGGTTCCTATGAGAAGCATATGTTCCATGAACGTTTGTTTTGAAGTTACAGTTTTCAAAAACACAAGCGACAGTTTccagtttttttaaatggtgcCCAATATGCGTAAAATATTCCCTTTGAGTTGAAAATGTGCTTAAAGAGCAACATGGACATTTGAAAGACAAGACTTCTGAGCATGTCATTATATCAGAGGATGAATGGCTTCTTGATAAATGGGTTCGCAAGCTATTCCATGTTTTAAATGAGCAGTAACAATCCCAGTATAGACAAGGCATAAACAGTTCACCATGGCTATGTCTAAGCCTGTAATGCTTTAAGAGCTGATTCCTTCTTGGTGTTTCAAATTTGCAAATTTTGCAAGTCCAGTGCATTTTGAAATTTATTGCAACTTTTGGTAATGCAAAGACTTATTGAGGCTTTTGAGTTAACAAGTTATTTTaagtacaatacaatacaatacaattttatttatatagcacatttaaaaacccgaaggcacaccaaagtgcttcacagtaatatGGAGAGTCGACATAAGTCAATAACAGGGTACAAATCGGGCACTAGCACAGACAGGATAGAGACACTAACAGACCAGGAGAGTTAGATAAATACAAAATCTGCTAAGACAAAAGCAgcagtaaaattaataaaaaataataaatttaataaaacctaataaaagatttaaaagtttaaaatttaaaagatttaaaagggTGTTAACTGGTCAGGAAAGCCAAGTCAAATAGATATGCTTTTAATCTTGATTTGAAGGATTGGATAGAGTCCAAGGCTCGAATAGAAGCAGGGAGGTTATTCCATAGGTTGGGTGCAGTTGAAGCAAAGGCACGATCGCCTCTGATCTTCAGTCTAAACTTAGGTTGGGCCAGGAGTAATTGACCTGATGATCTTAATGCACGACAAGGAGTGTACAAATTGAGGAGGTCAGTGAGTATAAAACCTTCTCTAAAACACTacaatgaaacactgaaaagatgaatccaaaattcaaaaaaaataaaataaatctacaGACTGTAGTTTAAAATTGTAAAAAGGTGTCATATCCAAATGTGTGAgagaattttctttttaattatttgaagaCCACTGTTGACATGCCACAATCCCACACTTCACATTATGCTTACAATTACAGAAGGTAACGAATGCAAGtcgtgtgtgcacacacacaattttgttttttcttgctaGGCTAGGTCAACTAACTTTAACCCTCTGTATTTTAACAGACGGGGGGGTCTGTTAAAATTAACTGCAATATTAGAAACGCCTTCTTGTATAGCATAACTATAAGTTTTGTATAGGCTTATATATGTaattaatgcattttaaaatagtAGGTTTGTAGGTTTATCTAAAGCTATTAAGCTATTAGGTCTGCTGACAGCAGTCGCACACCTCTACAATCACATGACAATGATGTCATTCATGAGCACATGTTTACCCGTCCCCATTCGGCCAAAATCCTGTTCGGACTTTATGAGCTGCCCTCTTTTGTAAACACAGCATGCTTTACCCTTGGCCCACTGTGCGCAGTATGACACAGTATGACACAGTATGACACAGTATTACTAAGCACTGTTATGAATATTCAACTGGAAAGCGGTGTATTTTTGAAGTTTGTCCTCACTGTAAGTGCACTGTATGAATAGAGTAGGCATAACATTATGAGCACCTACAGATAAAATGAACAACACTGATGATCTCTTCATCGTGGCAGCCATTAGTGGGTGGGATATGTTAGGGAGCAGGTGAACATTTTGCCCTCAAAGATGTGTTAGAAGGACGAAAAACTGCAAGCGTAACGATTAGCGTGAGTTTGACGAGCGCCAAACTGTGACTGTTTGGAGACTGAGTCAGAACATTTCCAAGTACTGCAGCTCTTGTGGGATGTGACCCCGGTATCTATGAAAAGTGGTCCATGaagaacagtggtgaaccagaGACTCAGTCATGGACAGCCAAGGCTCACTGATAAAACAAGGGGAGCGATCCAATGGACGAGCTGCTGTAGCTCAGATTTAATGTGGTTCTGATAGAAAGATGTCAGGATACAGATTGCATCacacaatattaggcaggtggtcaTAATGTGGTTAAGTTTTCACTTTGGTTGCAGAATTTGTACAATTGTAAGCAAATAAAGTCTACACACACTCTGCTGTATGAGTCTCTTGCCCTTAGAAAACATTAATCAGCTTTTAATGTACACAGATATTGTCACTGTCAACACTCGAATCTGAACTTCACCCCTCAGATGTTGGTTTAAACTAAAACCCAGAAGCATCTAGGCCTGTCTGGTCATCTGTCAGCATATATAAGGAAGTGTGGCTCCTCTAGAGCACCAGAAACTTCGCAACTACCTGTGAGAAGGTCTGTGGATTCCTCGAAGATGAAACTCTTTGTGGTGTTAGCGTGCGTGCTGGCAGGCTGCCTGGCAGAGAAACCTCGCCCATGCAGTaagtaaaaaaaggaaatcGGAGACGAGCTCTGTTGTGGTTACAGTGATAGTTCACTGTTGGTTTCTCATTGCTGTTTTCGCTTGCTGACTTGTAAATCTTATTAAATAATTCTGTTTTCTCTTATTTCACGCAGCAAGCCCTCCCCTTCTGACTGGAGCCCTGACTGTTGTGAGTTTATGTTTTGTGTACTTAAAACTTTTGCTATTGCTATTAATTATGAGGGGGAAAAGAAGCCTCTATTGTTGTTGTACATGAGCAATGTTTGATTGAAACATAAAATATTACCCACTGTTCACccaaacattaaacatgtttgggTGAACAGTGggtaaaaagcatttaaaaaagaacaaaagtgtGTCAGCCAGTGCATCTGGGATAGGAAGATATGCGATGAAAGAGCATGTGGACACAGTGCAATATGGGGGGCAGTGGAGATGACAACCTCTGTCCATCTGTTTGTTCTGTAAGCAAATTGATATTGGTCAGAGTTAGGAATGAGGTAGTCTTTGCTGTGTTGAGATACAAGTCCAGACATTTCAGCGCTCAGGTCAAGGTCCAGCAGCTGCTCTTACTTTAACCATCTTCAGTGTGAGCCTTGATTTATGTTTATGGCGAGTGAGCATGTGTGGCCTGCCTGACAGTGTggaaaggaaacaaagaaaatgaaagttgTACTTGAACCAAACGTGCAGCCAGATTTAATGGTCATTCATATTCTGTGTGAACGACAAAGATGTAAACAATCTTGCATTCTGTTTCTCCAGTCCACACAGAATGAAAAGCTTTGGCTTTATGCCAAATACCTGTACGATGCATTGGGACAAAAGGTCCGGCTCACGGAGCAGGGGAACTACCAGAAAAAGCCGTTCACCTATGACGCCCTGCTGCTCTTCAGAGAGGTGACCAAAGCAAACACAAGAACGTCtcaaatatttgttttagtGTGCAAATTACTGCTGATATGATTCTACTGAAGTGAAGACGCACGAGGCCAACAACACAACATgttataagaaagtattttctttccttcatgttttaatgaaataaaatgggAACTAATTTTATTGCATTAGTTGAACATGAGTTCAACTAATGCAATAAAAAGCAGgccatatttaaaaaagaaaacttgagAATGATAGCATATTTAATTAGTTTAAGGTTAGCACATCTTTTTCTGGATTTGACTAAATATATGGCATAATTTTGGATGCAAGCACCTATGTATAACgcaatcgtgtgtgtgtgtgtgtgtgtgtgatgattatTACTGAAATAACCCTCTTCTTTAGACTGAATAATATCATATTTAACTGCAAAGAAAGTTGATCTAAAGCGATTCCCATTCTCACCCCACAACTCATGCACCAGGCTGCCATGTATGAGATTGACGACAAAGCTCGTACATGCAAGAAAAAGCCTCTGAGGGCAGACTTCCATCCTATGGAAATCCCAAGTAATTCATCTCTGGTGGGCCAAGCCGTTGTGGGCAGCTCATCTGGAGTCGGTCAAGGACTCCTGGTCAACACCTGGACTGGAAATCTTTCTGGAAGTACAGGTGAGTTGGCATCTAATGTTCAGAACTCTCATCCTGACTGTTTATGTGCACTCTGTTTATGGACACATTTCATCTCTGTCCTTCCAGGACAGTACGTGGCCACCTTCACTGAAATCGGATGCATTCCAGTCAACACTAAGTACCAGACACAAGAATATGGATGGGTGTTGACAGAGTTAGTTTCCTCTCAAGTCTATAGTGTGAAAAACGTAGAATGTG
The sequence above is a segment of the Oreochromis aureus strain Israel breed Guangdong linkage group 3, ZZ_aureus, whole genome shotgun sequence genome. Coding sequences within it:
- the LOC116328895 gene encoding ependymin-like isoform X3, which codes for MKLFVVLACVLAGCLAEKPRPCTSPPLLTGALTVSTQNEKLWLYAKYLYDALGQKVRLTEQGNYQKKPFTYDALLLFREAAMYEIDDKARTCKKKPLRADFHPMEIPSNSSLVGQAVVGSSSGVGQGLLVNTWTGNLSGSTGQYVATFTEIGCIPVNTKYQTQEYGWVLTDFFNNVIGISDPGLLNPPDYCPTEMTADGEQSEDFTSLFFKLQ